The genomic stretch ATGTAGAAGACACGTGTCAATACACGACCAGTTAAACTGAAAGATGGTATAAACGATTGCACTAGATTGATGGTTTCAAAAAAAAGTtcagtaaattaattaaatgtacaCAAACTTGTTTGATTTTTGCCTCAAATTTTAAGCacattaaaagtaaaataactaGATTAACTTTTGCCCGCAGttcaattaatgaattgaataaattgacCTAGAAAAACTTGATTAACTTTTACAACAATGTTCACTCCAAACTCCGAAGCCAAATAGCTATCATAAGAAAGGCAAGTACAAATATTCCTGATACTTGGATTTTCCCATAATTTTAGCCTCCACTGTTTGCTATCTGGtcctaattttttaaaagaagaagatgaaaacatAATCTAAGCATagataaacaaaagaaataatagtaataataataacaataacgAGAAAAATAAGTTAGCCGGTTTTCACTGGCTAGCAcagaaatcaaaaaatcaaaacaaaagcaGCCAAATAGGAAGGAATGTACATAGAACCAGTTACCAATCAAGGCGACTGGGAACACTGAAAAAACAGTACCTATTGCCCACTGCAACATCCCATCGAGCGAAGAAAAACCGCCGTCGTACTCGTCCCTTTCGTTCAACAGAGGCGGGGATTCCTCCGGATCGGCCTTCCGCAGCAGATCTGCCTCCTCTTTTGCGGTTGACCAAAATAGTCCTTCGGAAGCCGACTTGTTTACAGATTCAGCCCTAGTCATGCCTGTCGCCATAACCACCAACAAGATTAACCAAATCGCGTAATTCCTTTTGTCCATCGCCAAATATATAGCGCCTTCCAGAGCCTAGGATGCAACAAGCACGAGCAGTCCGCCTTGGCTTCTGCAGTTGCCGCTTTATTCCTTTCCCTTGTCTGTCAATGTCGGTGATGCATTCCAGTCCGCCCGGAAGTCAGTCGGTGTCGTCTGGAAGAATCGGAAGTTATTTATGACGGTTTGGGCTCCCCGGCTTTACTTTCCCCCGAAGATGCAGTAGACAGGGGGGCGTGGGCCCCACCCACCCCCTTCCCCCCTGTATGCCCGCGTCGCGTCGAGTGCAGGAGAACATTTCTGTAGTTTACAgctcttgttttgttttctactttttattttcattttacctctcaaaaataattatttgattaattagtgTTTAAATAACTGAATTGGAGTACCAAACACGAAGGATATGATGCAGTTAAAATATTCATGCTATCTTTGcatgtaatttatttaaaaattaaaccacGTTGAGTTActcaacttttttaaaaatgtattcaaACTTGAATTGAGATTGATAGAAAACCTCAATTTTTTgggtaaaagaaaatataagaatttttgaaacataaaaatctaaagaaaaatactatttgtagccaattttttttgttctttatagTCGGTAGAAATCCACATTCTCTCTTTTACTCTTTATAATCAcgttaataattatttacagtcaatattttttaaaaatactctcTTCTATTATTACCACACATGATCGCAATCATTTTCACACAATCATTCttgaaacatattttcaaaTCCCAACAAATCAAATCGTCAATTGATGTTTGTGACGAAAACAGCaaaattagagataagatgTGTGGGTGTGAATGTGGATTATCTTTACAAAATCAGAGGTGGCATTGCGATTGTCGACAACCCCTACCATCATGGTCATGACATAACCCAAGATTTTGGTTGTGATGGGGTAATTACTGACGGCTATAGTCGTCCCCATGACCACTTTCCTGATAATATTCGATTCTCTAATTATATGtttatctatgtatatatatatatgtagacaTGCACATGCGTATGGAATgtaaatggtatttttttttattatgggCAATGATtacttcattattttttttatcatatgatttaatgaaatttttaataagagataaataaaaattttaaaaatgaatttattataaaatataaaatttaaagatgaataacataattttcttttttttactattGTGGGCTGCACCTGTTATGATGATGTGGGCTGTCATGAATAAGATTTGAAGgagagggtttagggtttagtgGAGGGGGAAGTAAAGAGTCCTCTTATTAATGGTGATTAGTGAGATGAGTGAGCACATACTAAGGAGGATTAAGCAACTCAGGTAATTATCAAtgatttaatataaaaatcccaaaatattaaaaataagaaagtgTTGGTAAAAAACTGTACAACTCAAATGCATGCCAGGATTAGGTGGAACTTCGCTAGGGCTCTCAATTTTACACTTGCTGCCGCTTCTCCGGTGCTTTCAACTCCACCCCATCAATCGGACAGTTGCAGGATCCGGCATCTCATATGGGTATCATTTACTGTCTCTCGCTCTCCTTGTAtacatcttcatcttcactaTGCTACCCTGTTGTTACAAATGGCATTTGAATATCAAGACACATGATCTTCCCTGGAATAGTGAATAATcaattagggttagggttagaaACGAAACTCCAATCTGTTTATCTTCGCAATAAATTTGTGTCTTCCTGTCGTCGAATTAGGCATGACTTTTTCTCTTTGGTGTGGGTTTGGGAGGGATTACAGCTAAAGCCCTCCAACCATGATCCATTTTCAATTAACACCCTTTATCTGAAAAGGGTTACAATAACACCCCCTTAAGTATCAGCATTGTAACCTACACTAACTCCGTTTATGGTGAATTGGTGATGAAGCACCAACACAGCCATCCATGCGGTTGACCATCATTCAGCCAAGCATCAAAATAGCGTAACAATAACCGTGTGAACTAGCTTCTTGGCCCCAAAATATCCTCCACAGACACTGAAATAGATACCATCACTAACTGGTTAAACAAATTGGGGTACACTAGAGCAAgacaaaatagaaaagaatagTTTCAGAAAGTTGTCATGGAAGTATTTTTGTTACATATCATCAATATTTCAATATAACttgatcaattttgttaaaGTGTAGACGAGACactctttcaattttatatgcTTATGGTTGGAAGCTAGAGGAGTATTAGATGATTCTATGTCTCTAGGGATTGCTGGTGGGTTACAATGCTTATTCAAATATCTAATTGTCCCATCAAACGTTTGACAAATGTAGTAATGGTTTCCACAAACTTTAGCCAATGGATTAAAAAACCCACCTTTTGTGTcaaaaaagatttttcatttgaacaagCTTAAAGaagatttttgattttgtgaATGTTGAACTCTTAATCTatctatatttatgttatacCTCACTTAGGAGTACAAATATTTTTGCTTGATATGCAGATTACAAGTAGAAGTACATCATTTAATGACTATTATTCTTGTTcaactattaaaattatttaaagctACCTGCAATTTATGCAGGATGCTTGTATGAATTGATCTGTATGACTCATAGTCACAGGTTATCCTCTAAACAGTTGTATACAAAAAATTAGGTTCACTATcaagatttaagaaaaaatacggattaatatagttctttatttatttataattttttaatatatgtttgGCCTAATCAGGATGTTTCAGTTTGATTTCTTCTGGTTTGAACAAGAACATTGATTCAGTCCCTTTCAAGTTTTTTTCAGCTATCCGAGCTTGAGTAGAGACTACAGTGGAACTTTTTGCTACTAGTTTATGCCTACATCCAATAGCCTGCAGCAGCAGAGCATGAAACAGTAGTACCTACATACTCAACAGCGAACCAGTAAAAAAGACAGCCTCAAATCCACCAGCAACACCTTCAACAAGTCAACATTTTGTCAATGTCATTGGTGAAGGATGGTAATTGTCAGACAACAGTGGCCACCTATGTGAGGATGGCAGAGATAGAAGGGAGGGGGAGGGCATTGGTTGCCTCTAAGAACCTAAGGGCAGGGGAAATTGTCCTAAGGGACTCCCCTGTCCTTGTCTATTCAGCTcttcctttaaaatctctacCCACTCTACAAGGAGGAGAGGGCAGTAACCATCACTACTGCACCAATTGCTTCAGAAAGTTAGATCTTTCTAGCCCCTCTGTTTTATCATGCCCCTCGTGCTCTGTTGGAGGAGATCACATCCCAGTCCTCTTCTGCAGCTTCAACTGCCAATCAGTAGCTCTTGCATTGTCCCACACCCCTTGGGTCTGCCAAGCCCTACGTGGTCTTCGAGACTGCCATTCACTACTGATTCACCACCAACAAGAACATCAAGTCCAAGTTCGTTTCCTCATTGCTGCCTATAATTTGGCAATTGTTTCTCCTTCGAATTTCCATATTCTGCTGTCTCTTCAAGGCGATTCCCTTGCTCAGCCTGATGATACTGCCCCTTTCCTTCATTCTCTCATCTCTTCCATCTGCCCCCCTCCACTTCCTCCTCAGATCTCTACTGGATTCAGTTTTTCATTGGAGCTAACTTCAGCCTTACTGGCTAAGGACAAGCTCAATGCTTTTGGCCTGATGGAGCCTTTTGTCAAAGATGGGGAGAGATCTGTCCGGGCTTATGCCATCTATCCAAGTGCTTCTTTTTTCAATCATGATTGCCTGCCCAATGCTTGTAGGTTTGATTACCTTGATGCTTCTGCTGCTTCCACACCGGCCAACACTGACATCATTGTCAGGATGATTCATGATGTTCCCCACGGCAGGGAGATTTGTCTGAGTTATTTTCCTGTCAACCTCAACTATGCAGATAGGCAGCGTAGGTTGAGAGAAGGTTATGGTTTCACCTGTGAGTGTGATCGCTGCAAGGTTGAGGTGAACTGGTCCGATGAGGAGGAGGATGAAGAGGGCTTGAGTGGGGAGGATGAGGCAATGGACGAGGAGCATGATGAACTTATGGAAAATTCAGAGGCCGAGGATGGCGGCGTCAAAGAAGAAAGTAATTTCCCTCATGCATATTTTTTCTTGAGGTACATGTGTAATCAAAAGAATTGCTGGGGTACATTGGCTCCACTGCCTCCATCCCCATCAGATGGAACTCCATCAAGTGTGTTGGAGTGTAATGTCTGTGGCAAATTGAAGAATGATGATGAGGAAGCAATGGATGCCTTAGAGGAATGAGTTCATTGATGCTTCTGTAGGTAATTTCATCTCTTCACTGCTCATCTGGTCCCTAATTTTGCGCAATTGCTTGTCACCTTTATCATACCCTTTAATTTTAATAAGAGAACATGCTTTCTTTGTTTCATTAGTTTTAGCTGTgtctgttttaatttttgttgaagtTGCAGTAGTCTCATCTTTACTCATTCAACTAAGCTCTCTGATGATTTGAGCCATTGGTATCTTAAGCAGAGGTTATGATGGTGAACTCCCCGTCTTTACACGAAACTTTCAGGGTGCACTGTGTATTTTACCGTTAGTAGTTAAATAGCTTAATGTATATAACTTCGTATAGTAGCTAAATCATATATTAGATCGCAAAACACCCATTAAGCAATAACAATAGTATCAATCTTTAACCAAAATGGCCGGTATAAATGATTTCTAATTACCAATTCTTTATCTATGGTCATATCATTTGTGAAACtcttataatttcttatatgcATTTAAGAATTTCTTTCTATCTAACCAAAAAAAATCTTACTAAATTTTTcttactctctctttctctaatgCTAAATGCTTATTTTATAAGTGTATCTGTTAATCTAAAAGCATTGATTAGAATAATACATATTATCCCATTTCTCATAAGAGTATTGTTAATCTAAAAGCATTGATtgtaataatacatatataaatatcacgATCACCTCATTTTCGTAATATCTTTAGAGTAAATTACGCATCTATCCTTgaagtttagtttaattatagCCAATAcctcattttaaaattgatgATGGCCTTCCCATGTTGTCTGGAGAAGGATGAAATGAcaattttatgttgtttttgtgATCCCTCACTCAGAACCCGCTATGGTCAAAACTGGATAGATTTAGTCACTGGCAAACCCTAGTTTAAGGATGATCGAGCCTGAATTTAGAAATGGCtaaattattgttaatggaaaaaaaaaaaaaaaaaagaatagaaaggtAAAGAAATAGGGGCATTTTTAAAACTTTGACGATAAAGGAAAAATTATACAAGGTTTGTAATATCACTAAAGGtcattatcatttttaaaatgtgGATAATACTACTTGGACTTAGTCCAAAAACTTGAGGTGTTGGTTGTAATTTTCTTTACTTTCTATAAAAGAATTGGGTAAATTTCATATATCGTCCTGAGGTGTGCCTATATTACACCAAGTgcccttatatttttaaaaataacattagaTCTCTCTTGACTTTTATAACTTTGTTCACTTCTATCTCTACATTGTAATTACAATCCCTTCCTCCCTCTCTTTGTGCCCCttctaaaaaaaacaaaacacaagtAGTGTTCATTTTTGTTGGAATGGGTTGCAACCACCATTACCATATCATTGATCACTGTTCACTATAATAGGATTCACATCCAATGAGATTTAAAGTAAAACCCCATTGGTTGGGTATCCTTCACCCTATGACTTGGTTAACTCGCATGTGGCTAGTCTTTTCAGGCTTTCCTTTCCTCTGGGACCCTTTCCCGATGGGGTTTCTGTTaatgttagtgccctaatgttTCATTTTGATGGTGTTTAGCTAGTGTAAtttgggactaatgatgtatatcttgcaaattgaataaaatatgttttcatagttttatggtcatatcttcattcatatatctccaattaatatatatgaatgagtttctAGATTTTCTAataaaggtcttattcttaagggtTAAGAATATCccttaagaatatgtgacataAACTCTTGAATTTAGAATTTCTTAAAGTGATTTCTAGTTCTTAGATTTTTGAGAGAGGGAATATAATTAATCGATTACGAACTGACACATAGGCTACTGTCACGGCCTAAGCCTaacaattattttctttctaatcCGATAAGAATTAGAAAGATGAACACAAGAACAAAGAGGGATAAGAAAGAacgaaagagaagagaaagagagaattcaAAACTCTATAATATTCTTGTTGGAAAATCCATCCCAAGGGTGTGGAGAATTTATACAAGGCGTTAGGAAGGAGAAAATTCTCTTGCCAAGGTGGGCCCTACACCcttcacaattataacaaaccTGTCTACACTCTTAACCTCTTGCACATGTCAGTAACTAACTTccatattaataattaaaacaataacagaaaaaaaatttaaattggttATAGTGGCCTAGTTCATCCTGTGACATTTTCCCCCTCATTTACAAATTTcttgtccttaagaaatgtTGAGGAGATTGGCAGTCCTTAGAAATTGCTTGAAGAGATCTGGAAGGTACTTTCAAGTATTGTTATCAGCCGAACTGCCATGCCATTTGACCAAGATTTGAATAAGAAGAGCCCCATGCTTGTACACCACATTTCTTTCTAATATAGCTTCTGGTTCCACCTTTTTGTTAGCCTCTTTAGGAAGAATAGACAATGCAGAACTCACCAGTTGTGCACTTATTAACCTTTTTAGGAGAGATACGTGAAACACAGGGTGAATTTGTGACCCTACATGTAGCTGCAAATGGTATGCTACATTTCCCCCTTAGCTTCTACGGGAAATGACCCATAGTACTTGGAACTAAACTTGGTTACCTTTCCTTGAGTGATGGACTTTAGGTGAGGATACCTCAGCCTCAAATACACCTCATCTCCCACTGCAAACTCTCTCTCACTTATTTCCTGTCAACAAATTATTTCATCCAATTTTGAGCTGAAGCTAACTCCTGTTTCAGTTGTTGTGTTACTCTCCTCCTTTGCTATAAATAATCTTTATTGTTACCACATTGGATCCTCCCTCTATTGCAAGCAGAACAAGGGGTTTATACCCAAATAAGGCTTCGAACGAGGACATGTTGAGTGAGGAATGGTGGTTAgtattataccaccattgggtcAAAGACAACCACCTATGCCACTCCTTCGGTTGTAAGAGGCAAATGCACCTTAAGTAAGTTTCTAAGCT from Diospyros lotus cultivar Yz01 chromosome 9, ASM1463336v1, whole genome shotgun sequence encodes the following:
- the LOC127809142 gene encoding histone-lysine N-methyltransferase ASHR2 → MSLVKDGNCQTTVATYVRMAEIEGRGRALVASKNLRAGEIVLRDSPVLVYSALPLKSLPTLQGGEGSNHHYCTNCFRKLDLSSPSVLSCPSCSVGGDHIPVLFCSFNCQSVALALSHTPWVCQALRGLRDCHSLLIHHQQEHQVQVRFLIAAYNLAIVSPSNFHILLSLQGDSLAQPDDTAPFLHSLISSICPPPLPPQISTGFSFSLELTSALLAKDKLNAFGLMEPFVKDGERSVRAYAIYPSASFFNHDCLPNACRFDYLDASAASTPANTDIIVRMIHDVPHGREICLSYFPVNLNYADRQRRLREGYGFTCECDRCKVEVNWSDEEEDEEGLSGEDEAMDEEHDELMENSEAEDGGVKEESNFPHAYFFLRYMCNQKNCWGTLAPLPPSPSDGTPSSVLECNVCGKLKNDDEEAMDALEE